The following are from one region of the Agelaius phoeniceus isolate bAgePho1 chromosome 20, bAgePho1.hap1, whole genome shotgun sequence genome:
- the UNC45B gene encoding protein unc-45 homolog B yields MEDPIQLKEEGNKYFQASDYEKALQSYTQAIKLNKDKALQAVLYRNRAACFLKKEEYAKAASDASRAIDINASDIKALYRRSQALEKLGKLDQAFKDAQKCATLEPRNKNFQETLRRLGANIQEKLRIQFSTDLRVQKMFEILLDENSDKEKREKAANNLIVLGREEAGAERIFQNNGVNLLLQLIETKNPELILAAVRTLSGMCTGHKARATAILHYLGIDSICMWMSVDNEEISLAVCNLLQTITDCLLGQGKEEHHGKEEALVLDTKKDLRMITMRLLDMLVSKKVSGQGRDRALNLLNKNIPRKDLKDHDNSRSIFVIDNGLKKILKVVGQIPEMPDCLPLTENTQLTASVLLNKLYDDLRCDPERDNYRLICEEYIKSKIDPQDMDKTLHAVQIVSGVLQGPFDLGNKLLGMKGVMEMMVALCGSEREIDQLVAVEALIHASTKLSRATFIITNGVTLLKEIYKKTKNEKIKIRALVGLCKLGSAGGTDYGLRQFAEGSTEKLAKQCRKWLCNTSIDARTRKWAVEGLSYLTLDADVKDDFVEDEPALKAMFELAKASDKTILYSVASALVNCTNSYDTKELVPELVQLAKFSKQHVPEEHPKDKKDFVVKRVKRLLKAGVVSALACMVKADSAILTDQSKELIARVFLALCEDPKDRGTIVAQGGGKALIPLAVEGTDVGKIKASHALAKIAAISNPDIAFPGERVYEVVRPLVSLLNTERDGLQNYEALLGLTNFSGRSDKLRLKIIKEKALPDIENYMFENHDQLRQAATECMCNLVVNKEVQERFVADGNDRLKLVVLLCGEDDEKVQVAAAGALAMLTAAQKKLCSKMTQVTTQWLEILQRLCLHDNMEVQHRGLVIAFNLICSDKELAKKLVESELLEILTYVGKQEDHPKKQHIINVARDCLTKCMDYELIKPLSRA; encoded by the exons ATGGAGGATCCCATTCAGCTGAAAGAGGAGGGCAATAAGTATTTTCAGGCCAGTGACTACGAGAAAGCCCTTCAAAGCTACACTCAAGCCATAAAGCTCAACAAGGACAAGgcgctgcaggcagtgctgtacAGGAACAGGGCAGCCTGTTTCCTCAAAAAG GAGGAATATGCCAAGGCAGCCTCGGATGCATCTAGAG CTATTGACATCAATGCTTCGGACATCAAAGCCTTGTACCGTCGCAGCCAAGCCCTGGAGAAACTGGGCAAGTTAGACCAAGCATTCAAAGATGCTCAGAAATGTGCCACCCTCGAACCCCGCAACAAAAACTTCCAGGAGACCCTCAGGAGACTGGGGGCCAACATCCAGGAGAAG CTGCGCATTCAGTTCTCCACAGACTTGAGGGTGCAGAAGATGTTTGAGATCCTGCTGGATGAGAACAGCGACAAAGAAAAGCGAGAAAAG GCTGCAAACAACCTCATAGTCCTGGGGCGGGAGGAAGCAGGTGCTGAGAGGATTTTCCAGAATAATGGGGTCaacttgctgctgcagctgataGAAACCAAAAATCCTGAGCTGATCCTGGCAGCCGTGAGGACACTTTCAGGAATGTGCACAGGACATAAGGCTCGG GCCACTGCCATTCTCCATTACCTGGGCATCGACAGCATTTGCATGTGGATGTCAGTGGACAATGAAGAAATCTCCCTGGCTGTCTGCAACCTCCTGCAGACCATCACTGACTGCCTACTGGGccaggggaaggaggagcaCCACGGCAAGGAGGAGGCTCTAGTGCTAG ACACCAAGAAGGATTTGAGGATGATCACGATGCGTTTGCTGGATATGCTGGTCAGTAAGAAAGTGTCTGGGCAAGGGCGAGATCGAGCCCTCAACCTCCTCAACAAGAACATACCAAGGAAGGACCTGAAAGACCATGACAACAGCAGGAGCATCTTTGTCATCGACAACG GCTTAAAAAAGATACTGAAAGTGGTGGGCCAGATTCCTGAGATGCCTGACTGCCTGCCACTGACAGAGAACACCCAGCTGACTGCCTCTGTCCTCCTGAATAAGCTCTACGATGACCTGCGCTGCGACCCGGAGCGGGACAACTACCGGCTGATCTGCGAGGAGTACATCAA GAGCAAAATTGACCCACAAGACATGGATAAGACACTCCATGCTGTCCAGATTGTGTCTGGTGTTCTGCAAGGTCCCTTTGACTTGGGCAACAAGCTGCTTGGCATGAAGGGAGTGATGGAGATGATGGTTGCCCTGTGTGGGTCTGAGAGGGAGATTGACCAGCTGGTGGCTGTGGAAGCTCTCATCCATGCTTCCACCAAGCTGAGCCGAGCCACCTTCATCATCACCAACGGGGTGACACTCCTGAAGGAGATCTACAAGAAGACCAAGAATGAGAAGATCAAAATCCGAGCTCTGGTG GGTCTCTgcaagctgggctcagcaggagGCACAGACTATGGCCTGCGGCAGTTTGCTGAGGGCTCCACTGAGAAGTTAGCCAAGCAGTGCCGAAA gTGGTTGTGCAACACCAGCATCGATGCCCGCACCAGGAAATGGGCTGTGGAAGGGCTCTCCTACCTCACCCTCGATGCAGATGTGAAAGATGACTTCGTTGAAGATGAGCCAGCCCTGAAAGCTATGTTTGAATTAGCCAAG GCAAGTGACAAAACAATCTTGTATTCTGTGGCTTCTGCACTGGTGAACTGTACCAACAGCTACGATACCAAGGAGCTGGtcccagagctggtgcagctgGCTAAATTCTCCAAGCAGCACGTGCCTGAGGAGCATCCAAAG GACAAGAAGGATTTTGTGGTGAAGCGGGTGAAGCGGTTGCTGAAGGCTGGGGTTGTCTCTGCCTTGGCCTGCATGGTGAAGGCTGACAGTGCCATTTTGACTGACCAGAGCAAGGAGCTCATTGCCAG GGTGTTCCTTGCCTTGTGTGAAGACCCCAAGGACCGCGGGACCATTGTTGCTCAAGGTGGTGGGAAG GCCCTGATACCTCTGGCTGTGGAAGGCACAGATGTTGGCAAGATAAAGGCTTCTCATGCTCTGGCAAaaattgctgctatctccaaTCCAGACATTGCATTCCCGGGAGAGAGG GTGTACGAGGTGGTGAGGCCCCTTGTCAGCCTGCTGAACACAGAGAGAGATGGCCTCCAGAACTACGAGGCTCTGTTAGGTCTCACAAACTTTTCAGGAAGAAGTGATAAACTTAG GTTGAAGATAATCAAAGAGAAGGCCCTGCCAGATATCGAAAACTACATGTTTGAGAACCACGACCAACTTCGACAGGCAGCCACTGAGTGCATGTGCAACTTGGTGGTCAACAAGGAG GTTCAGGAGCGGTTTGTGGCTGATGGCAATGACCGGCTGAAGTTGGTGGTGTTGCTGTGTGGTGAGGATGATGAGAAGGTTCAGgttgcagcagcaggagccctggccatgctgacagcagcacaaaagaAACTCTGCTCGAAGATGACTCAAGTG ACCACCCAGTGGCTTGAAAtcctgcagaggctctgcttGCATGACAACATGGAGGTCCAGCACCGAGGACTGGTCATTGCCTTCAACTTAATCTGCTCTGACAAAGAGCTGGCCAAGAAGCTGGTGGAGTCAGAGCTCCTGGAGATCCTGACCTACGTGGGGAAGCAGGAGGATCACCCCAAGAAGCAGCACATCATAAATGTGGCACGTGATTGCCTCACCAAGTGCATGGATTACGAGCTGATCAAACCTCTCTCTCGGGCGTGA
- the RAD51D gene encoding DNA repair protein RAD51 homolog 4 isoform X3, with product MVVLRAGLCPGLTEDMIQLLRDSGIRTVVDFVSSDLEDVAQKCSLSYKALVAVRRVLLAQFSAFPANGADLYEELKSSTAILPTGSPSLDQLLDSGLYTGEVMELMGAPGTGKTQVCLGIAASVSLGLKQHVLFLDSTGGFTASRLYQMLQARTEDEEEQLEALQRVQVQRVFNIYEVLRALQELRDRLSQQVLSSTGPLKVVVLDSVSAVISPLLGGRQSEGLALMMQLSRELKTLAREFSLAVVVTNQVTRDSSSGPLKPALGRSWSFVPSTRVLLESKGGPWERSSTQRAASLAKSPRQPTGIQVELDIGNGDVLEPSLVTPTQGL from the exons ATGGTGGTCCTgcgggctgggctctgccctggcctcaCTGAAGACATGATCCAGCTTCTCAGGGACAGTGGCATCAGGACGG TGGTGGACTTTGTGTCGTCAGACCTGGAGGATGTTGCCCAAAAGTGTTCCCTGTCTTACAAG GCGCTGGTTGCAGTCAGACGTGTGCTCCTGGCCCAGttctctgccttccctgccaACGGAGCTGACCTCTACGAGGAGCTCAAGAGCTCCACTGCCATCCTGCCCACTGGCAGCCCAAG CCTGGACCAGCTGCTGGACTCAGGGCTGTACACGGGGGAGGTGATGGAGCTCATGGGAGCACCAGGCACTGGGAAAACACAG gtgtgcctggGCATTGCAGCCAGTGTGTCCCTGGGGCTCAAGCAGCACGTCCTGTTTCTCGACTCCACGGGAGGTTTCACTGCCTCACGTCTGTACCAGATGCTCCAAGCCCGGacagaggatgaggaagagcAG ctggaggctctgcagagggtgCAGGTACAACGTGTGTTCAACATCTATGAGGTGCTGAGAGCcttgcaggagctgagggatcGCCTCTCCCAGCAG GTGCTGAGCTCCACGGGACCTCTCAAGGTGGTGGTGCTGGACTCGGTGTCAGCTGTGATTTCCCCTCTGCTGGGTGGCAGGCAGTCAGAGG GTCTGGCCCTCATGATGCAGCTCTCCAGGGAGCTGAAGACCCTGGCCAGGGAGTTCAGCCTTGCTGTTGTG GTGACCAACCAGGTGacaagggacagcagcagtggcCCACTGAAGCCAGCCCTTGGCCGCTCCTGGAGTTTCGTGCCCAGCACCCGCGTGCTGCTGGAGAGCAAAGGAGGCCCCTGGGAGAGATCCAGCACACAACGGGCAGCTTCCCTGGCAAAGTCACCCCGGCAG CCAACAGGGATCCAGGTGGAGCTGGACATTGGGAATGGTGACGTGTTGGAACCGAGCCTGGTGACACCCACACAGGGGCTCTga
- the RAD51D gene encoding DNA repair protein RAD51 homolog 4 isoform X1: MILDVFSSLNDSVNPTLPSPLQVSALLPPSLPVEMVVLRAGLCPGLTEDMIQLLRDSGIRTVVDFVSSDLEDVAQKCSLSYKALVAVRRVLLAQFSAFPANGADLYEELKSSTAILPTGSPSLDQLLDSGLYTGEVMELMGAPGTGKTQVCLGIAASVSLGLKQHVLFLDSTGGFTASRLYQMLQARTEDEEEQLEALQRVQVQRVFNIYEVLRALQELRDRLSQQVLSSTGPLKVVVLDSVSAVISPLLGGRQSEGLALMMQLSRELKTLAREFSLAVVVTNQVTRDSSSGPLKPALGRSWSFVPSTRVLLESKGGPWERSSTQRAASLAKSPRQPTGIQVELDIGNGDVLEPSLVTPTQGL; the protein is encoded by the exons ATGATCTTGGatgtcttttccagccttaatgattctgtgaatcccACTCTGCCATctcctctgcaggtctctgctctcctccctccctccctccctgtggaGATGGTGGTCCTgcgggctgggctctgccctggcctcaCTGAAGACATGATCCAGCTTCTCAGGGACAGTGGCATCAGGACGG TGGTGGACTTTGTGTCGTCAGACCTGGAGGATGTTGCCCAAAAGTGTTCCCTGTCTTACAAG GCGCTGGTTGCAGTCAGACGTGTGCTCCTGGCCCAGttctctgccttccctgccaACGGAGCTGACCTCTACGAGGAGCTCAAGAGCTCCACTGCCATCCTGCCCACTGGCAGCCCAAG CCTGGACCAGCTGCTGGACTCAGGGCTGTACACGGGGGAGGTGATGGAGCTCATGGGAGCACCAGGCACTGGGAAAACACAG gtgtgcctggGCATTGCAGCCAGTGTGTCCCTGGGGCTCAAGCAGCACGTCCTGTTTCTCGACTCCACGGGAGGTTTCACTGCCTCACGTCTGTACCAGATGCTCCAAGCCCGGacagaggatgaggaagagcAG ctggaggctctgcagagggtgCAGGTACAACGTGTGTTCAACATCTATGAGGTGCTGAGAGCcttgcaggagctgagggatcGCCTCTCCCAGCAG GTGCTGAGCTCCACGGGACCTCTCAAGGTGGTGGTGCTGGACTCGGTGTCAGCTGTGATTTCCCCTCTGCTGGGTGGCAGGCAGTCAGAGG GTCTGGCCCTCATGATGCAGCTCTCCAGGGAGCTGAAGACCCTGGCCAGGGAGTTCAGCCTTGCTGTTGTG GTGACCAACCAGGTGacaagggacagcagcagtggcCCACTGAAGCCAGCCCTTGGCCGCTCCTGGAGTTTCGTGCCCAGCACCCGCGTGCTGCTGGAGAGCAAAGGAGGCCCCTGGGAGAGATCCAGCACACAACGGGCAGCTTCCCTGGCAAAGTCACCCCGGCAG CCAACAGGGATCCAGGTGGAGCTGGACATTGGGAATGGTGACGTGTTGGAACCGAGCCTGGTGACACCCACACAGGGGCTCTga
- the RAD51D gene encoding DNA repair protein RAD51 homolog 4 isoform X2: protein MRLDKANPGNVTDPVSALLPPSLPVEMVVLRAGLCPGLTEDMIQLLRDSGIRTVVDFVSSDLEDVAQKCSLSYKALVAVRRVLLAQFSAFPANGADLYEELKSSTAILPTGSPSLDQLLDSGLYTGEVMELMGAPGTGKTQVCLGIAASVSLGLKQHVLFLDSTGGFTASRLYQMLQARTEDEEEQLEALQRVQVQRVFNIYEVLRALQELRDRLSQQVLSSTGPLKVVVLDSVSAVISPLLGGRQSEGLALMMQLSRELKTLAREFSLAVVVTNQVTRDSSSGPLKPALGRSWSFVPSTRVLLESKGGPWERSSTQRAASLAKSPRQPTGIQVELDIGNGDVLEPSLVTPTQGL, encoded by the exons ATGAGGCTGGACAAAGCCAATCCTGGGAATGTCACAGATCCA gtctctgctctcctccctccctccctccctgtggaGATGGTGGTCCTgcgggctgggctctgccctggcctcaCTGAAGACATGATCCAGCTTCTCAGGGACAGTGGCATCAGGACGG TGGTGGACTTTGTGTCGTCAGACCTGGAGGATGTTGCCCAAAAGTGTTCCCTGTCTTACAAG GCGCTGGTTGCAGTCAGACGTGTGCTCCTGGCCCAGttctctgccttccctgccaACGGAGCTGACCTCTACGAGGAGCTCAAGAGCTCCACTGCCATCCTGCCCACTGGCAGCCCAAG CCTGGACCAGCTGCTGGACTCAGGGCTGTACACGGGGGAGGTGATGGAGCTCATGGGAGCACCAGGCACTGGGAAAACACAG gtgtgcctggGCATTGCAGCCAGTGTGTCCCTGGGGCTCAAGCAGCACGTCCTGTTTCTCGACTCCACGGGAGGTTTCACTGCCTCACGTCTGTACCAGATGCTCCAAGCCCGGacagaggatgaggaagagcAG ctggaggctctgcagagggtgCAGGTACAACGTGTGTTCAACATCTATGAGGTGCTGAGAGCcttgcaggagctgagggatcGCCTCTCCCAGCAG GTGCTGAGCTCCACGGGACCTCTCAAGGTGGTGGTGCTGGACTCGGTGTCAGCTGTGATTTCCCCTCTGCTGGGTGGCAGGCAGTCAGAGG GTCTGGCCCTCATGATGCAGCTCTCCAGGGAGCTGAAGACCCTGGCCAGGGAGTTCAGCCTTGCTGTTGTG GTGACCAACCAGGTGacaagggacagcagcagtggcCCACTGAAGCCAGCCCTTGGCCGCTCCTGGAGTTTCGTGCCCAGCACCCGCGTGCTGCTGGAGAGCAAAGGAGGCCCCTGGGAGAGATCCAGCACACAACGGGCAGCTTCCCTGGCAAAGTCACCCCGGCAG CCAACAGGGATCCAGGTGGAGCTGGACATTGGGAATGGTGACGTGTTGGAACCGAGCCTGGTGACACCCACACAGGGGCTCTga